A single region of the Streptomyces sp. NBC_01262 genome encodes:
- a CDS encoding IS256 family transposase, with product MTAPDSLPLHALAEDNLATASPDLLRAMVKTFADALMSAEADALCNAEYGQVSDERVNHRNGYRPREWDTRAGTVELAVPKLRQGSYFPHWLLERRRRAEQALISVVATAYLLGVSTRRVEKLAESLGVTQLSKSQVSAMAKHLDEQVAAFRNRPLDAGPYAFVWVDALTQKVREGGRIINVHALIAVGVNADGHREILGIDVATCEDGAGWLAFLRSLTARGLSGVQLVVSDAHTGLVAAIGAVLPGASWQRCRTHYARNLLCQVPKSAQPWVATLLRTVFEQPDAEAVQAQMRHVLDALEAKFPKAAAHLDAAQHDLLAFAAFPREIWRQIWSNNPQERLNKEIRRRTDVVGIFPDRTALIRLVGAVLAEQNDEWTEARRYMGRDLLAKARLHPIESETDETALPTELTA from the coding sequence ATGACCGCACCTGACAGTCTGCCCCTGCACGCCCTCGCCGAGGACAACCTCGCCACGGCGAGTCCCGATCTGCTGCGCGCGATGGTCAAAACGTTCGCCGACGCCCTCATGTCCGCAGAGGCCGACGCGCTCTGCAACGCTGAATACGGGCAGGTCAGCGACGAACGCGTCAACCACCGCAACGGCTACCGCCCACGCGAGTGGGACACCCGCGCCGGCACCGTCGAACTCGCCGTCCCCAAACTGCGCCAGGGCAGTTACTTCCCGCACTGGCTCCTGGAGCGCCGCCGCCGGGCCGAACAGGCCCTCATCTCGGTGGTCGCCACCGCCTACCTGCTCGGCGTCTCCACCCGCCGGGTCGAGAAACTCGCCGAGTCCCTCGGCGTCACCCAACTGTCGAAGTCCCAGGTCTCGGCGATGGCCAAGCACCTGGACGAACAGGTCGCCGCGTTCCGCAACCGGCCGCTCGACGCCGGGCCCTACGCGTTCGTCTGGGTCGACGCACTAACCCAGAAGGTCCGCGAGGGCGGCCGCATCATCAACGTCCACGCCCTGATCGCCGTCGGCGTCAACGCCGACGGCCACCGCGAGATCCTCGGCATCGACGTCGCCACCTGCGAGGACGGCGCCGGCTGGCTGGCCTTCCTGCGCTCCCTGACCGCCCGCGGCCTGTCCGGAGTCCAGCTCGTCGTCTCCGACGCCCACACCGGCCTGGTCGCCGCGATCGGCGCCGTCCTGCCCGGAGCCTCGTGGCAACGATGCCGCACGCATTACGCCCGCAACCTGCTCTGCCAGGTTCCGAAGTCCGCTCAGCCGTGGGTTGCCACGCTGCTGCGGACCGTCTTCGAACAGCCCGATGCCGAAGCCGTCCAGGCCCAGATGCGGCACGTCCTGGACGCGCTGGAAGCCAAGTTCCCCAAGGCCGCAGCCCACTTGGATGCCGCCCAGCACGACCTGCTGGCGTTCGCTGCCTTCCCGCGCGAGATCTGGCGGCAGATCTGGTCGAACAATCCGCAGGAGAGGCTGAACAAGGAAATCAGGCGTCGCACCGACGTGGTCGGGATCTTCCCCGATCGCACCGCCCTGATCCGCCTGGTCGGCGCGGTCCTGGCCGAACAGAACGACGAGTGGACCGAAGCCCGCCGCTACATGGGCCGCGATCTCCTCGCCAAGGCCCGCCTCCACCCGATCGAGTCAGAAACAGACGAGACCGCCCTGCCCACCGAACTCACCGCATAG
- a CDS encoding antibiotic biosynthesis monooxygenase family protein: MSIVKINALSVPPEQREVLEKRFASRAGAVENSDGFEWFELLRPVEGTDKYLVYTRWRSEEDFQAWMSGSMQAAHRSGGEAGAERPKPAASDSTLWGHVRWSGVSTATR, encoded by the coding sequence ATGAGTATCGTCAAGATCAACGCTCTGTCCGTACCGCCTGAGCAGCGGGAAGTCCTTGAGAAGCGGTTCGCGTCCCGTGCCGGTGCCGTGGAGAACTCTGACGGCTTCGAGTGGTTCGAGCTCCTCCGCCCGGTCGAGGGCACAGACAAGTACCTGGTCTACACCCGGTGGCGGAGTGAAGAAGACTTCCAGGCCTGGATGTCCGGCTCGATGCAGGCTGCCCACCGTAGCGGGGGCGAGGCTGGGGCAGAGCGCCCGAAGCCTGCCGCCTCGGACTCGACCCTGTGGGGTCACGTCCGCTGGAGTGGTGTATCGACGGCCACTCGGTGA
- a CDS encoding acetolactate synthase large subunit — translation MNGACAVARTLVGSGVEVCFANPGTSELHFVAALDDEPALRAVPCLFEGVAAGAADGYGRMTGRPAATLLHLGPGLGNGLANLHNARRAATPVVNLVGDHATFHKRYDAPLESDVDALARTVSGWVRRCGDASAAGTDTAQAVAAAIGTPGQVATLILPADVSWSGGARPAPPVAARPPATVPEQTVAAVAAALRTGEPAAILLGGAATRAPALRAAGRIAAATGARLLCETFPARLERGASLPAVERLGYLAEGAMAQLDGVRHLVLAGARAPVSFFAHPGLPGLLVPDGCRVHILATTADDIPGALGHLADTVAAHTPAVLPAAGRPALPTGALTAETAAAAVGALLPEGAIVVDEANTCGLWLPGATAGGPRHDWLTLTGGAIGQGLPLAAGAAIACPDRPVLCLEADGSAMYTISALWTHAREELDLTTVVFANRSYAVLAMEFQRLGTPADGPARRDLLDLSRPCLDFVAIARGMGVPASRANTAEGLTAQLRQALSEPGPHLIEAVVPALF, via the coding sequence GTGAACGGTGCATGTGCCGTTGCCCGTACGCTTGTGGGCTCCGGGGTCGAGGTGTGCTTCGCCAACCCCGGCACGTCCGAACTGCACTTCGTCGCCGCCCTCGACGACGAGCCCGCCCTGCGGGCCGTGCCCTGCCTCTTCGAAGGAGTGGCCGCCGGTGCGGCCGACGGCTACGGCCGGATGACCGGCCGCCCCGCCGCGACCCTGCTGCACCTGGGCCCCGGGCTCGGCAACGGTCTGGCCAACCTCCACAACGCCCGCCGCGCCGCCACCCCTGTGGTGAACCTGGTCGGCGACCACGCGACCTTCCACAAGCGGTACGACGCCCCGCTGGAGTCGGACGTCGACGCCCTGGCCCGTACGGTGTCCGGCTGGGTCCGCCGCTGCGGCGACGCCTCCGCCGCGGGCACCGACACCGCGCAGGCGGTGGCCGCCGCCATCGGTACTCCCGGGCAGGTGGCCACCCTGATCCTGCCCGCCGACGTGTCCTGGTCCGGCGGTGCCCGGCCCGCACCGCCGGTGGCGGCCCGGCCGCCCGCGACCGTGCCGGAGCAGACCGTGGCGGCGGTGGCCGCGGCCCTGCGCACCGGCGAACCGGCCGCGATCCTGCTCGGCGGCGCCGCGACCCGCGCACCGGCACTGCGCGCGGCGGGCCGGATCGCCGCCGCCACGGGCGCCCGGCTGCTGTGCGAGACCTTCCCGGCCCGCCTGGAGCGTGGCGCCAGCCTGCCCGCCGTGGAACGGCTGGGCTATCTCGCTGAGGGAGCGATGGCGCAGCTCGACGGCGTACGGCACCTGGTACTGGCGGGAGCCCGTGCCCCGGTGTCGTTCTTCGCGCACCCCGGCCTGCCGGGTCTGCTCGTGCCCGACGGCTGCCGGGTCCATATCCTCGCCACGACCGCCGACGACATCCCCGGAGCCCTCGGCCACCTGGCCGACACGGTCGCCGCGCACACACCCGCGGTGCTGCCCGCCGCCGGTCGGCCGGCGCTGCCGACCGGCGCGCTGACCGCCGAAACCGCCGCTGCGGCCGTCGGCGCGCTTCTCCCCGAGGGCGCGATCGTGGTGGACGAGGCCAACACCTGCGGCCTCTGGCTGCCGGGCGCCACCGCGGGCGGGCCGCGCCATGACTGGCTGACCCTCACCGGCGGTGCCATCGGCCAGGGGCTGCCGCTCGCCGCCGGAGCCGCGATCGCCTGCCCGGACCGCCCTGTGCTGTGTCTGGAGGCCGACGGAAGCGCCATGTACACCATCTCCGCGCTGTGGACCCACGCCCGCGAGGAGCTGGACCTCACCACCGTGGTCTTCGCCAACCGCTCGTACGCCGTCCTCGCCATGGAGTTCCAGCGCCTGGGAACACCGGCGGACGGTCCCGCGCGGCGCGACCTGCTCGACCTGTCCCGGCCCTGCCTCGACTTCGTCGCAATCGCCCGGGGCATGGGCGTGCCGGCGTCGCGTGCCAACACGGCCGAGGGCCTCACCGCCCAGCTGCGGCAGGCCCTCTCCGAGCCGGGACCGCATCTCATCGAGGCCGTCGTGCCGGCGCTCTTCTGA
- a CDS encoding FAD-binding oxidoreductase — MRDIGLLLAKVVGPEHVMAGDRVPAEYGHDESLTATARPPEYLVRPATAAEVSGVLGVAAAGRIPVTARGSGTGLSGACVPRANGIVVSFERMDRVLEIDTGNHVAVVQPGVTLAELDRQTAAAGLCYPVRPGEQSATVGGTIGTNAGGMYAVRHGVTRHQVLGVEAVLASGEIVRSGGKYVKTSAGYDLTQLLVGSEGTLALVTEAVLRLRPRAGHRATVLAPFAEPEEISRAVPRLLAGGLDPLALEYVDMLTMATLTADHEFGLGIPDEVRRSALGYLVVVFEEHSAERLEADVEAAGEQLLGLGATDVYVLPAAAARHLIEIREHAFWTAKAAGADDIVDIVVPRTSLPQLLAEADVIARDTASIVTGCGHAGDGNVHLAVFQPDQDRRDAVLRRLLRAGKALGGAISGEHGIGTEKQRYFLELEDPAKVELMRRIKHAFDPDGILNPGVLLG; from the coding sequence ATGAGGGACATCGGATTGCTGCTGGCCAAGGTGGTTGGCCCTGAGCATGTCATGGCCGGGGACCGCGTTCCGGCGGAGTACGGCCACGACGAGTCGCTGACCGCCACCGCACGGCCGCCGGAGTATCTGGTGCGCCCCGCGACGGCGGCCGAGGTGTCGGGGGTACTGGGCGTGGCCGCCGCGGGGCGTATCCCGGTGACGGCCCGGGGTTCGGGGACCGGGCTGTCCGGAGCCTGCGTGCCCCGGGCGAACGGGATCGTCGTGTCGTTCGAGCGCATGGACCGGGTTCTTGAGATCGACACCGGCAACCATGTCGCCGTCGTCCAGCCCGGCGTCACCCTGGCCGAGCTCGACCGGCAGACCGCTGCCGCCGGGCTGTGCTACCCGGTGCGACCGGGCGAGCAGAGCGCGACGGTCGGCGGCACCATCGGTACCAACGCGGGTGGCATGTACGCCGTCAGGCACGGCGTCACCCGGCACCAGGTGCTCGGCGTCGAAGCCGTCCTCGCCTCCGGCGAGATCGTGCGCAGCGGCGGGAAGTACGTCAAGACCAGCGCCGGCTACGACCTGACCCAGTTACTGGTCGGCTCCGAGGGCACTCTGGCCCTGGTCACCGAGGCCGTCCTGCGGCTCCGGCCGCGTGCCGGGCACCGCGCGACGGTGCTGGCGCCCTTCGCGGAGCCCGAGGAGATCTCGCGGGCGGTGCCGCGGCTGCTGGCCGGCGGCCTGGACCCGCTGGCCCTGGAGTACGTCGACATGCTCACCATGGCGACGCTGACCGCCGACCACGAGTTCGGGCTCGGAATCCCCGACGAGGTGCGCCGGAGCGCGCTCGGCTACCTGGTCGTCGTCTTCGAAGAGCATTCCGCCGAGCGGCTCGAAGCCGATGTGGAAGCGGCGGGCGAGCAGTTGCTGGGTCTGGGGGCCACGGACGTCTACGTCCTGCCCGCGGCCGCCGCGCGCCACCTGATCGAGATCCGGGAGCACGCGTTCTGGACGGCGAAGGCGGCCGGTGCCGACGACATCGTGGACATCGTCGTGCCCCGCACGTCACTGCCCCAACTGCTGGCCGAGGCGGACGTCATCGCCCGGGACACCGCGTCGATCGTCACCGGCTGCGGACACGCGGGTGACGGCAATGTGCACCTCGCGGTCTTCCAGCCGGACCAGGACCGGCGGGACGCGGTCCTGCGGCGTCTGCTGCGGGCGGGAAAGGCTCTGGGCGGGGCGATCTCCGGCGAGCACGGGATCGGCACGGAGAAGCAGCGGTACTTCCTGGAGCTGGAGGACCCCGCCAAGGTGGAGTTGATGCGCCGGATCAAGCATGCCTTCGACCCCGACGGGATCCTCAACCCCGGCGTCCTCCTCGGCTGA
- a CDS encoding DUF2087 domain-containing protein, with amino-acid sequence MPITATGTHEVSALFSRGRLTAIPRKAARREQLLAHLTESLFEAGRDYSELEINEALLTVHEDFSALRRYLVDDGWLTRHPDGSVYWRAVAV; translated from the coding sequence ATGCCCATCACAGCAACCGGTACCCACGAGGTGTCCGCGCTCTTCTCGCGCGGACGGCTGACGGCCATCCCGCGCAAGGCCGCGCGCCGTGAGCAGCTCCTCGCGCATCTGACGGAGAGCCTGTTCGAGGCCGGCCGGGACTACAGCGAGCTGGAGATCAACGAGGCGCTGCTCACGGTCCACGAGGACTTCTCGGCGCTGCGCCGCTATCTCGTGGATGACGGGTGGCTCACCCGCCACCCGGACGGCAGCGTCTACTGGCGGGCGGTGGCGGTTTAG
- a CDS encoding GNAT family N-acetyltransferase, producing MDIRTARPDELPLLQDIERAAGSCFRDIGMPEIADDDPLPLDELARYQRAATALVADDGTGTPVAYLLAEPVDGNLHIEQVSVHPRHAHRRIGRALIDHLATLGAAPALTLTTFAEVPWNAPYYARCGFRVLPDDALTPGLRAIRHREAAHGLERWPRVCMRKEIAHRT from the coding sequence ATGGACATCCGGACCGCCCGCCCCGACGAACTCCCCCTCCTCCAGGACATCGAGCGAGCCGCCGGATCCTGCTTCCGCGACATCGGCATGCCCGAGATCGCCGACGACGACCCCCTCCCCCTCGACGAACTCGCCCGCTACCAGCGCGCCGCCACCGCCCTGGTGGCCGACGACGGCACCGGGACCCCCGTCGCCTACCTCCTCGCCGAGCCCGTCGACGGCAACCTCCACATCGAGCAGGTCTCCGTCCACCCCCGCCACGCCCACCGCCGCATCGGCCGCGCCCTCATCGACCACCTCGCCACCCTCGGCGCCGCCCCCGCCCTCACCCTGACCACCTTCGCCGAGGTCCCCTGGAACGCCCCCTACTACGCCCGCTGCGGCTTCCGCGTCCTCCCCGACGACGCCCTCACCCCCGGCCTGCGCGCCATCCGCCACCGCGAGGCCGCGCACGGCCTGGAGCGCTGGCCAAGGGTGTGCATGCGCAAGGAGATCGCGCACAGGACGTAG
- a CDS encoding GrpB family protein produces MMSDAPGPRPAVPVVVVAHDPAWQSQAAALLAELRGPLGPLALRAEHIGSTSIPGMAAKPVLDLQVSVADLDEAAGAFARPLAERGFERLPYERDHVPAGRDDDPARWAKRYWRRRGADAGQEGALDVNLHVRRAGSPNERLALLFRDWFRAHPGAVPAYARFKAVLAESVADLDTYADIKDPVVDLVVEVAEPWAASTGWTVAKG; encoded by the coding sequence ATGATGTCTGACGCCCCTGGTCCCCGTCCCGCCGTCCCGGTCGTGGTGGTGGCCCACGACCCCGCCTGGCAGTCGCAGGCGGCCGCCCTGCTCGCCGAACTGCGCGGCCCCCTCGGGCCGTTGGCGCTGCGCGCCGAGCACATCGGCAGTACGTCGATCCCGGGCATGGCCGCCAAGCCGGTGCTCGACCTCCAGGTGAGCGTCGCGGATCTGGACGAGGCGGCGGGTGCCTTCGCGCGGCCCCTGGCGGAGCGGGGCTTCGAGCGGCTGCCGTACGAGCGCGATCATGTGCCCGCCGGGCGGGACGACGACCCGGCGCGCTGGGCGAAGCGCTACTGGCGGCGGCGCGGGGCGGATGCCGGGCAGGAGGGAGCGCTGGACGTCAACCTTCATGTGCGGAGGGCGGGTTCGCCGAACGAGCGGCTGGCGCTGCTGTTCCGGGACTGGTTCCGGGCGCATCCGGGGGCGGTGCCGGCGTATGCGCGCTTCAAGGCGGTGCTGGCGGAGTCGGTGGCCGACCTGGACACGTATGCGGACATCAAGGACCCGGTGGTGGACCTGGTGGTCGAGGTCGCGGAGCCCTGGGCGGCGTCGACGGGGTGGACGGTCGCGAAGGGTTGA
- a CDS encoding peptidoglycan recognition protein family protein → MSNPPTPPTPTHRAKSRMSRRGVIGAAGAVAVGAALTPVVFAATEPDTSGASGSADTGTTTEQFPATRAQAADGTGAATAAFPISYVGLRWAGEQDGTAIKLADGAWQDVVGGCASAAADDGTLGTALVAAGDVTAYEVKASSGVTDVRSLAIDTTDGKKRDCEVPSDPTRVRGVEYLSRAAWGADESKRFKADGTENTPTAYYPAQVLTVHHTDTVNDDPDPAATVRAIYEYHAITNDWGDIGYHFLIDEAGRIYEGRYSGDDGIPAHDADGKVVTAFHTGGFNSGNLGIALLGTLIDQGPTAAAKRSLTRLISVLTRFHGLDPQAKVTYTNPVNGVKKDVTTVGGHRDWMATDCPGATMYALLDEVRAAAAKR, encoded by the coding sequence ATGTCCAATCCCCCCACACCCCCCACCCCCACCCACCGCGCGAAGTCGCGGATGTCGCGTCGGGGGGTGATCGGCGCGGCCGGGGCGGTGGCCGTCGGTGCGGCTCTGACGCCGGTGGTGTTCGCGGCCACCGAGCCCGACACGTCCGGTGCGTCCGGCAGCGCGGACACCGGTACGACGACCGAGCAGTTCCCGGCGACCCGGGCGCAGGCGGCCGACGGCACCGGGGCCGCCACCGCCGCCTTCCCGATCAGTTATGTCGGGCTGCGCTGGGCCGGGGAGCAGGACGGGACCGCGATCAAGCTCGCGGACGGCGCGTGGCAGGACGTGGTCGGCGGCTGCGCGAGTGCGGCGGCGGACGACGGCACGCTGGGAACGGCGCTGGTGGCGGCCGGTGATGTCACCGCGTACGAGGTGAAGGCCTCGTCCGGGGTGACGGATGTGCGGTCGCTGGCGATCGACACGACGGACGGCAAGAAGCGCGACTGCGAGGTGCCCTCGGACCCGACGCGGGTGCGCGGGGTGGAGTATCTGTCGCGGGCGGCTTGGGGCGCGGACGAGTCGAAGCGGTTCAAGGCCGACGGTACGGAGAACACGCCGACGGCGTACTACCCGGCGCAGGTGCTGACCGTGCACCACACCGACACCGTGAACGACGACCCGGACCCGGCGGCGACGGTCCGGGCGATCTACGAGTACCACGCGATCACCAACGACTGGGGCGACATCGGCTACCACTTCCTGATCGACGAGGCCGGCCGGATCTACGAGGGCCGCTACTCGGGCGACGACGGCATCCCCGCCCACGACGCCGACGGCAAGGTCGTGACCGCCTTCCACACCGGCGGCTTCAACTCGGGCAACCTGGGCATCGCCCTGCTCGGCACCCTCATCGACCAGGGGCCGACCGCCGCCGCCAAGCGCTCGCTCACGCGGCTGATCTCGGTGCTGACCCGCTTCCACGGGCTCGACCCGCAGGCCAAGGTGACGTACACCAACCCGGTCAACGGCGTGAAGAAGGACGTCACCACGGTCGGCGGCCACCGCGACTGGATGGCGACGGACTGCCCGGGCGCGACGATGTACGCCCTGCTCGACGAGGTACGGGCGGCAGCCGCCAAGCGGTGA
- a CDS encoding sensor histidine kinase yields MTGWKRRMFWPAAGLLLAAGLVILGAGTDTLLTASAPLTAHELLEAEACFGLPLLAVAGAGVALLFRRQAWERQESERRLREFLATAGHELRNALTTVSCYVQLVQLGGPPEEALGQAAAETERMASLIDELALLTRLDLHQPLERRSVDLPQLCRDAVAVVRDIHPGHQVRLIVAPGRHTVTGDPLWLHQVVVNLLANSRLHTPEGTTTTLALGTEEGGYRVIEVIDDGPGVPPELFPKIFDRFVRGASTTAAGSGLGLSIVAAVAAAHGGTVTLERFGRGAWFRVRLPG; encoded by the coding sequence ATGACCGGCTGGAAGCGAAGAATGTTCTGGCCGGCGGCCGGTCTCCTTCTGGCCGCCGGTCTGGTCATCCTCGGCGCCGGCACCGACACCCTGCTGACGGCCTCCGCGCCGCTTACCGCCCATGAACTGCTTGAGGCCGAGGCCTGTTTCGGGCTGCCGCTGCTGGCCGTCGCGGGGGCCGGCGTCGCGCTGCTCTTCCGTCGGCAGGCCTGGGAGCGGCAGGAGTCCGAGCGCCGGTTGCGGGAGTTCCTGGCCACGGCGGGGCACGAGCTGCGCAATGCGCTGACCACGGTCTCCTGCTACGTCCAGCTCGTCCAGCTCGGCGGCCCGCCCGAGGAGGCGCTCGGGCAGGCGGCGGCCGAGACCGAGCGGATGGCCTCCCTCATCGACGAGCTCGCCCTGCTCACCCGCCTCGACCTCCATCAGCCGCTCGAACGCCGCAGCGTCGATCTGCCCCAGCTCTGCCGCGACGCGGTCGCCGTCGTGCGCGACATCCACCCCGGGCACCAGGTGCGGCTGATCGTGGCGCCCGGCCGGCACACCGTCACCGGCGACCCGCTCTGGCTCCACCAGGTCGTCGTCAACCTGCTGGCCAACTCCCGCCTGCACACCCCCGAGGGCACCACGACAACCCTGGCCCTGGGCACGGAGGAAGGCGGCTACCGGGTCATCGAGGTGATCGACGACGGGCCGGGCGTGCCGCCCGAGCTGTTCCCGAAGATCTTCGACCGCTTCGTACGGGGCGCGAGCACCACGGCGGCGGGCAGCGGCCTCGGGCTCAGCATCGTCGCGGCCGTCGCCGCCGCCCACGGGGGCACCGTGACGCTCGAACGCTTCGGCCGGGGCGCCTGGTTCCGGGTCCGACTACCGGGCTGA